A part of Gracilimonas sp. genomic DNA contains:
- the secA gene encoding preprotein translocase subunit SecA: protein MDILETVGKVITKVFGSKSEKDIKKIQPIVDEIKSYEEQMKQLSDDELKAKTEEFKQKIKDATAETVAEIKEIKKHLDDIENLAPGEHREMAEHLDVLEQQELDIIEEVLDDILPEAFAVLKDTCRRFVGKSWKVGGNETTWEMVPYDVQLIGAIVLHQGRIAEMKTGEGKTLVAIFPAYLNALAGKGVHIITVNNYLAMRDAEWNEPIFNFHGLHVDCVDRYQPSTEQRRKAYKADITYGTNNEFGFDYLRDNMVVEQEQLVQRDHHYTIIDEVDSILIDEARTPLIISGPVPQDNKSGKYVEMKPRVESLVNAQKKLVANLVKEGKDLLDEGDEEKAGLALFRAVRGFPKNSQLRKLQQDPKIQKLIQSTESFYLQDNAKNMPVVDEYLFYAVDPKMNSIEMTEKGREFITKKGEDEDFFVIPDLGEETAVIEKEIEELEKEKLDEIKRNDEFSEEYKEKKISETKQEVRQERERKFNDLHRLFAERGDRIHTVNQLLKAYTNFEREEEYIVQDGKVNIVDEHTGRVLSGRRYSDGLHQAIEAKEEVKVEASTQTYATITLQNYFRMYNKLAGMTGTAETEEGEFNEIYELDVVVIPTNRPIARDDKEDLVFKTKREKFNAAIEKIREYHESGQPVLVGTTSVDVSEKLSRMLQRAGIPHNVLNAKQHAKESEIVKQAGEIGAVTVATNMAGRGTDIKLAKGVKEKGGLAILGTERHESRRIDLQLRGRAGRQGDPGESQFYVSLEDDLMALFMSDRVANVMDKLNFEEGEVITHPWITKSLERAQGKVEQNNFSIRKRQLEYDDVLNNQRNVIYARRKHALSGDQLRTDIMDMLDDLVESLVEQHVAAGDYDGLHESVLRHLAVDVDYDREKWFNMNERDLADHIIEKAIQAYRKKEERMAKPLYQVMKRITEAKPENRPDKVQVIFTDGIRRMRIVVGVESALENEGREVARSLEKSAILSIIDQKWMEHLRELDSVKEGIGLRSFAQKDPLLEYKREAFDMFKMLLDDINQEAISLIWKAVPEVQAEDSKLETAQKQKSRFDTSSMETQHADSTGMGLKAPQPQQNGGQKPQGGNAKRQPVEVADEPGRNDYVTVQNMNSGETKEIKWKYAKRMVDEEGWVVVEK from the coding sequence ATGGATATATTAGAAACTGTCGGTAAAGTCATTACCAAAGTCTTTGGTTCCAAGAGTGAGAAGGACATCAAAAAAATTCAGCCTATCGTAGATGAAATCAAGAGCTACGAAGAGCAAATGAAGCAGCTCAGTGATGATGAATTAAAGGCTAAGACGGAAGAATTCAAGCAAAAAATTAAAGATGCTACTGCTGAAACGGTAGCTGAGATCAAAGAGATCAAGAAGCATCTGGATGATATTGAAAATCTCGCCCCCGGCGAACACCGCGAAATGGCCGAACATCTGGATGTACTGGAACAGCAGGAACTGGATATCATTGAAGAGGTTTTAGATGACATTTTGCCTGAAGCCTTTGCTGTGCTTAAAGATACCTGCCGACGATTTGTCGGAAAGTCATGGAAAGTAGGTGGTAATGAGACTACCTGGGAAATGGTTCCTTATGACGTTCAGCTAATTGGCGCTATTGTACTGCATCAGGGGCGTATCGCTGAGATGAAAACCGGTGAAGGTAAAACACTGGTTGCCATCTTCCCGGCTTACCTGAATGCGCTAGCCGGAAAAGGCGTCCACATTATAACGGTAAACAATTACCTGGCAATGCGTGATGCTGAGTGGAATGAACCGATTTTCAATTTCCATGGATTGCATGTGGATTGTGTAGACCGCTACCAACCGAGTACAGAACAGCGCCGAAAAGCTTATAAAGCCGATATTACTTACGGAACCAACAATGAATTTGGCTTCGACTACCTTCGGGATAACATGGTGGTTGAACAGGAGCAACTGGTTCAGCGTGACCATCATTACACCATTATTGATGAGGTGGATTCCATCCTGATTGATGAAGCCCGTACACCGCTTATTATTTCAGGTCCGGTTCCCCAAGACAATAAATCCGGCAAATACGTGGAAATGAAGCCTCGTGTGGAATCGCTGGTAAATGCTCAAAAGAAATTGGTCGCCAATCTTGTGAAGGAAGGAAAAGATCTGCTGGATGAAGGTGATGAGGAGAAAGCTGGACTGGCCCTTTTCCGTGCCGTCCGGGGTTTCCCTAAAAATTCACAGCTCAGAAAGCTTCAGCAGGATCCCAAGATTCAGAAACTGATACAAAGCACTGAATCTTTCTATCTGCAGGATAATGCCAAAAACATGCCTGTGGTGGATGAGTATCTGTTCTACGCCGTCGATCCCAAGATGAACTCCATCGAGATGACTGAAAAAGGTCGTGAATTCATCACCAAAAAGGGAGAGGATGAAGACTTTTTCGTTATTCCGGATTTAGGGGAAGAAACGGCTGTTATTGAAAAAGAGATTGAAGAGCTCGAAAAAGAAAAACTGGATGAAATAAAGAGAAATGATGAGTTCAGTGAAGAGTATAAAGAGAAAAAAATCTCCGAAACCAAGCAGGAAGTACGACAGGAACGTGAACGTAAGTTCAATGACCTGCATCGTCTGTTTGCAGAGCGCGGAGATCGTATTCATACCGTAAACCAGCTATTAAAAGCTTATACCAACTTTGAACGTGAAGAAGAGTACATCGTTCAGGATGGGAAGGTAAATATCGTTGATGAGCACACCGGACGGGTACTTTCCGGCCGTCGTTATTCGGATGGCTTGCACCAGGCAATTGAGGCTAAAGAGGAAGTAAAAGTTGAGGCTTCCACTCAAACCTATGCCACCATTACCCTTCAGAATTATTTCCGTATGTACAACAAACTTGCCGGTATGACGGGTACTGCAGAGACGGAAGAGGGAGAATTCAATGAGATTTACGAACTCGATGTAGTGGTCATTCCTACCAACAGACCCATTGCCCGGGATGATAAAGAAGATCTCGTTTTTAAAACGAAGCGGGAAAAGTTTAATGCCGCTATAGAGAAGATCCGTGAGTACCATGAAAGCGGACAACCCGTTCTGGTAGGTACTACCAGTGTGGATGTATCTGAGAAGCTTAGCCGCATGTTGCAGCGAGCAGGAATTCCTCATAACGTGCTTAATGCCAAACAGCACGCCAAGGAAAGTGAAATTGTAAAACAGGCCGGTGAGATCGGAGCTGTAACCGTAGCTACCAACATGGCTGGTCGTGGTACCGATATCAAACTGGCTAAAGGTGTCAAAGAAAAAGGCGGACTCGCGATTTTAGGTACCGAACGACATGAATCGCGTCGTATTGATTTGCAGCTTAGAGGGCGTGCCGGTCGTCAGGGTGATCCCGGTGAATCACAGTTTTATGTATCTCTGGAAGATGACCTGATGGCATTGTTTATGAGCGACCGGGTTGCCAATGTAATGGACAAACTCAACTTTGAAGAAGGCGAAGTAATTACCCATCCGTGGATCACCAAATCGCTGGAACGAGCTCAGGGGAAGGTAGAGCAGAATAACTTCAGTATTCGTAAGCGACAACTGGAGTATGATGACGTGCTTAACAACCAGCGTAATGTAATTTATGCGCGCAGAAAGCATGCCTTGTCAGGAGATCAGCTTCGAACTGATATTATGGATATGCTGGATGACCTGGTTGAGTCACTGGTTGAACAGCATGTGGCAGCAGGCGACTACGATGGTCTTCATGAATCCGTTTTACGACACCTTGCTGTAGATGTAGATTATGATCGTGAGAAGTGGTTCAACATGAACGAACGAGATCTTGCAGATCATATTATTGAAAAGGCTATTCAGGCTTATAGAAAGAAAGAAGAACGCATGGCCAAACCGCTTTATCAGGTTATGAAGCGAATTACAGAAGCCAAACCGGAAAACCGGCCTGACAAAGTACAGGTTATTTTCACGGATGGTATTCGCCGCATGCGTATCGTGGTAGGTGTTGAGTCTGCCCTTGAAAATGAAGGTCGCGAAGTAGCCCGCTCGCTTGAGAAAAGTGCCATCTTGTCTATCATCGACCAGAAATGGATGGAACATCTTCGTGAGCTGGATTCTGTTAAAGAAGGTATTGGACTGCGTTCTTTTGCACAAAAGGATCCGCTGCTGGAATACAAGCGTGAAGCATTTGATATGTTCAAAATGCTGCTGGATGATATCAATCAAGAAGCGATCTCATTAATCTGGAAAGCTGTGCCTGAAGTGCAGGCAGAAGATTCCAAGCTGGAGACTGCTCAAAAGCAAAAGTCACGTTTTGATACTTCCTCCATGGAAACTCAGCATGCAGATTCTACCGGCATGGGGCTCAAAGCTCCTCAACCCCAACAAAATGGTGGTCAGAAACCGCAGGGCGGAAACGCTAAGCGACAGCCTGTGGAAGTTGCTGATGAACCCGGCCGAAATGATTATGTAACGGTTCAGAATATGAATAGCGGCGAAACCAAGGAAATAAAATGGAAATACGCTAAGCGTATGGTGGATGAAGAAGGCTGGGTTGTAGTCGAGAAATAA
- the ppgK gene encoding polyphosphate--glucose phosphotransferase, producing MEVLGIDIGSYGIKGAIVDTEKGEIVSKKRTTDKIEDTRPHKLISKLHKVVKKFDWEGPIGCAFPAATSKGIVLSTTRMDQGWVDADADHLFTEITGCNVSVINDTDAVGLAEMKFGVGKEQRGTVIVLTVGTGIGSSLFVDGTLVPNTELGQIEIKGISIEERASNRVRKEEGIRKKTWGKRLQLVLEQYERLFHPDLFILGGQLSKKADKTFPYIKIKTKFKAASLLNNASIVGAAYYAASVQLKNKEFYR from the coding sequence GTGGAAGTTTTAGGGATCGATATTGGGAGTTATGGCATCAAAGGTGCTATTGTGGATACAGAGAAGGGAGAGATTGTATCCAAGAAGCGCACTACCGACAAAATTGAAGATACCCGCCCCCACAAACTCATCTCTAAGTTACATAAGGTCGTTAAGAAATTCGATTGGGAAGGACCTATCGGGTGCGCTTTCCCTGCAGCAACCAGTAAAGGCATTGTACTTTCTACTACCCGCATGGATCAGGGTTGGGTTGATGCAGATGCGGACCATCTTTTCACTGAAATAACCGGGTGTAATGTGAGTGTGATTAATGATACCGATGCTGTCGGCTTAGCCGAAATGAAGTTTGGCGTAGGGAAAGAACAGCGCGGTACCGTTATTGTTTTGACAGTTGGCACCGGAATTGGCTCCTCCTTATTTGTTGATGGAACACTGGTACCCAATACCGAACTTGGACAGATAGAAATCAAAGGCATCAGCATTGAAGAGAGAGCCTCAAACCGGGTTCGTAAAGAAGAAGGAATCCGAAAGAAAACCTGGGGAAAAAGACTACAGTTAGTTTTAGAACAGTATGAACGACTTTTCCATCCTGACCTTTTTATACTGGGAGGGCAGCTTTCCAAAAAAGCCGATAAAACTTTTCCTTATATCAAAATAAAAACCAAGTTTAAGGCCGCCAGCCTGCTCAATAATGCAAGTATTGTGGGTGCAGCCTATTATGCGGCTTCGGTTCAGCTTAAGAATAAAGAGTTCTACCGGTAG
- a CDS encoding VOC family protein has product MNNAINWFEIPANDIDRAKKFYETIFEFEMPDLDIGDGLRMALFPATTGTVGGTIIQNKEWYFPSDSHGPLLYLNANPNLQPILDRVEDAGGKIMIHKRLITEDNGYMAVILDSEGNRIALHSNE; this is encoded by the coding sequence ATGAATAATGCGATTAACTGGTTCGAAATACCTGCAAACGATATTGACAGGGCAAAGAAATTCTATGAAACTATTTTTGAATTTGAAATGCCTGATCTTGATATAGGGGATGGTTTGCGAATGGCTCTTTTCCCGGCTACTACGGGAACAGTTGGAGGTACGATTATTCAGAATAAGGAGTGGTATTTTCCCAGCGACAGTCACGGGCCATTATTGTATCTGAATGCCAACCCTAATCTTCAGCCGATTCTTGACCGGGTAGAAGATGCCGGAGGTAAAATCATGATTCATAAAAGACTTATCACAGAAGACAATGGATATATGGCCGTGATTCTGGATAGTGAAGGAAACCGAATTGCCCTTCATTCTAATGAATAA
- a CDS encoding MarR family transcriptional regulator, giving the protein MSTNATATAQKNVWQELRNNICETEVWLRTAIKDFLEEFEVTQQQLSILRILKAANNEPMSTKQIQAEMMDKSSDTSRLVDRLIKKGLVRKRKDPKDGRLIQVFIKYEGLRLLAQIEDRIHELDDEFTLLSEEEAEQLNLLLEKARS; this is encoded by the coding sequence ATGAGTACAAATGCTACTGCAACTGCTCAAAAAAACGTATGGCAAGAACTGCGCAACAATATCTGCGAAACTGAAGTCTGGCTTCGAACGGCCATCAAGGATTTTCTGGAGGAATTTGAAGTTACCCAGCAACAGCTTTCCATTTTAAGAATATTGAAAGCAGCAAATAACGAGCCTATGTCCACCAAACAAATACAGGCAGAAATGATGGACAAAAGCTCAGATACCTCACGGCTGGTAGACCGGCTCATAAAAAAGGGCTTGGTCCGGAAACGAAAAGATCCGAAAGACGGCCGGTTAATACAGGTGTTTATCAAGTACGAAGGGCTAAGATTACTCGCCCAGATAGAAGACCGGATTCATGAGCTTGATGATGAATTTACGTTACTCTCGGAGGAAGAAGCAGAGCAACTGAATTTACTGCTCGAAAAAGCCCGTTCTTGA
- a CDS encoding EamA family transporter gives MKNIVLYLIPALIWGSTWFAITFQVGEVDSIVSVSYRFLLAGLILLGYSKIKKLNLSYTLSEHGFIFLQGLFLFGFNYWMVYLAEQTLTSGLVALIFSTMLFMNIFNSRIFLKNVIPWKVYGGAFLGLIGIVMIFYRDLLSFSFSDAASIALLQAVGASYIASLGNIISARNQSAGLPVLQTNAIGMTYGAIAMAVVALVVGYQFSYSLEFSYSLSLLYLAVFGSVFAFGAYLSLIGRIGASRAGYVQLVVPIIALILSTIFEDYTWTSAGVFGVIFIISGNFIVLERGKTKQAPLSQEV, from the coding sequence TTGAAAAACATCGTTTTATATCTCATACCGGCTCTTATCTGGGGCTCAACCTGGTTCGCCATTACCTTTCAGGTTGGAGAAGTTGATTCTATTGTTTCTGTCAGCTATCGGTTTTTACTGGCAGGGCTTATTCTGCTTGGCTACTCAAAAATCAAGAAGTTAAATCTTAGTTATACTCTGTCTGAGCATGGGTTTATTTTCTTGCAGGGATTGTTTCTGTTCGGTTTTAATTACTGGATGGTGTATTTGGCTGAGCAGACACTCACGAGTGGATTGGTAGCCCTTATCTTTTCTACTATGCTGTTTATGAACATTTTCAACAGCCGGATTTTTTTGAAAAACGTTATTCCCTGGAAAGTTTATGGTGGTGCTTTTCTTGGGTTAATAGGAATCGTGATGATTTTTTATCGGGATTTACTCAGTTTTTCTTTTTCAGATGCAGCATCCATTGCATTGTTACAAGCGGTTGGGGCTTCCTATATAGCATCTCTGGGAAACATCATTTCAGCCAGGAATCAGTCTGCAGGATTACCCGTTCTCCAAACAAATGCAATTGGTATGACTTATGGAGCAATTGCCATGGCTGTTGTTGCACTGGTGGTTGGCTACCAGTTTTCGTACAGCCTTGAATTTTCATACAGCTTGTCTTTGCTGTACCTGGCAGTATTCGGGTCTGTTTTTGCTTTTGGGGCTTATCTGAGTTTAATAGGTCGAATTGGAGCAAGCCGGGCAGGATACGTGCAACTTGTGGTCCCGATAATTGCACTTATCCTTTCAACTATTTTTGAAGACTATACCTGGACATCAGCGGGTGTATTTGGTGTCATCTTCATTATTTCCGGAAATTTTATAGTGCTTGAACGCGGAAAAACAAAACAAGCTCCGCTTTCCCAAGAGGTTTAA
- a CDS encoding TraR/DksA C4-type zinc finger protein — translation MTDSEKIRLKEIIGSRIQQTKNDIAELQELVKPIPLDASIGRVSRMDAINNKTINESSLREKLQQLKKLERAEENSDSGKFGICTRCGEEIPFGRLEYIPHTTRCVKCVG, via the coding sequence ATGACAGATTCAGAAAAGATCAGACTTAAAGAAATTATTGGGTCAAGAATTCAACAGACTAAGAATGACATTGCTGAGCTTCAGGAGCTGGTAAAGCCCATTCCCTTAGATGCTTCCATAGGCAGAGTTTCAAGGATGGACGCTATTAATAACAAAACTATTAACGAATCATCTTTAAGAGAGAAACTGCAACAGTTGAAAAAGCTGGAACGGGCTGAAGAGAACTCAGACTCGGGTAAATTTGGTATTTGTACCCGATGTGGAGAAGAAATTCCTTTTGGCCGGTTGGAATACATACCACATACTACCCGTTGCGTAAAATGTGTTGGCTAA
- a CDS encoding tetratricopeptide repeat protein produces the protein MKKYFSLLLIVTLFIFIPVESVAQNKLLGKIDFPNSGAEAAQADFIEGVKFLHNFEYDDAARAFQRAQKKDPNFVMAYYGEAKSHNHPIWMQQDRVAAMAILSKLGETVEERQKKASAQREKDLLMSLEVLYGNAENSKGLSKEERDDLYMEFMKGLHEKYPEDHEITAFYGLSILGTAHEGRDFAIYMKAAAELFDVWNANNEHPGAAHYLIHSFDDPVHAPLGLPMAKAYSEIAPAAAHAQHMTSHIFLALGMWKETIDANIVARDVQQTRQKELDEKLTVCGHYPWWLQYGYLQAGEKEKAREVLLNCYDRIKKEPTGGEKWHFSVMRGHFVVDSEMWVAAEEWKAEYETGNRAGQNYFFTSAFAAIKMGELEKARENLDKLMEVPESPDRNIQMNQIKSLLLIEEGNKDEGFELLKETAVAESELPIDFGPPTIVKPSYELLAEVLMEAGNYEEAIDAYEKQLERTPKRRKSWLGKEQATGLASQ, from the coding sequence ATGAAAAAATACTTCTCTTTACTTCTGATAGTTACTCTCTTCATCTTTATTCCGGTTGAATCTGTTGCCCAAAATAAGCTTTTAGGTAAAATTGATTTCCCGAATTCAGGTGCTGAAGCCGCACAGGCTGATTTTATCGAGGGAGTAAAGTTCCTGCATAATTTTGAATATGATGATGCAGCGCGGGCTTTTCAGCGGGCACAAAAAAAAGATCCCAACTTTGTGATGGCTTATTACGGAGAGGCTAAGTCCCATAATCATCCCATCTGGATGCAGCAGGATCGCGTGGCTGCAATGGCAATTTTAAGCAAGCTGGGTGAAACGGTGGAAGAGCGACAAAAAAAAGCATCTGCACAAAGAGAAAAAGATCTGCTGATGTCGCTGGAAGTGCTCTACGGAAATGCAGAGAACTCAAAAGGCCTCTCGAAAGAAGAACGGGATGATTTGTATATGGAATTTATGAAAGGACTTCATGAAAAATATCCTGAAGATCATGAAATTACAGCCTTTTATGGCCTGTCCATTTTAGGGACTGCCCATGAAGGGCGGGATTTTGCCATTTATATGAAAGCTGCAGCTGAGTTATTTGATGTTTGGAATGCAAATAATGAACATCCCGGTGCAGCGCATTACCTGATTCATTCTTTTGATGATCCTGTTCATGCTCCGCTCGGCTTGCCGATGGCGAAAGCTTATTCAGAAATCGCACCGGCTGCGGCTCATGCACAACATATGACCTCGCATATTTTCCTCGCATTGGGAATGTGGAAAGAAACCATTGATGCCAATATTGTAGCTCGTGATGTACAGCAAACCCGCCAAAAAGAGCTGGACGAGAAATTAACTGTTTGTGGTCACTATCCCTGGTGGTTACAGTATGGATATCTTCAAGCCGGAGAAAAAGAGAAAGCCCGGGAGGTTTTGTTGAACTGTTACGACCGAATTAAAAAAGAACCAACCGGAGGAGAGAAGTGGCACTTTTCAGTTATGAGGGGGCACTTCGTGGTGGATAGCGAAATGTGGGTGGCAGCTGAGGAATGGAAAGCTGAATATGAAACCGGAAACAGAGCCGGGCAGAATTATTTCTTTACCTCAGCTTTTGCGGCCATAAAAATGGGAGAGCTGGAAAAAGCCCGTGAAAATCTGGATAAACTGATGGAAGTACCGGAAAGTCCGGACCGGAACATCCAGATGAACCAAATTAAGAGTTTGTTGCTCATTGAAGAAGGCAATAAAGATGAAGGATTTGAACTGCTTAAAGAAACTGCAGTGGCTGAATCTGAATTACCCATAGACTTTGGGCCACCTACCATTGTAAAACCATCCTATGAATTGCTAGCCGAAGTTTTAATGGAAGCGGGAAATTACGAAGAGGCTATTGATGCTTATGAAAAACAACTGGAACGCACTCCTAAGCGTAGAAAATCCTGGCTTGGGAAAGAACAGGCAACAGGTTTAGCATCGCAATAA
- a CDS encoding amidohydrolase family protein — MRSIKWIVAGLLIAATVAAGCSGSESTKKVTVISGATLFDGTGSEPIVNSMVVINGSEIDCVGKDGECSVPLGAEVVNAEGKYITPGIVDAHMHFFQTGFFDSRPDAMDITETYPFPEVAAYQKQNPQRYYNSYLCSGITGVYDVGGMSWSIDLQEEAENNPKAPHVAAAGPLITPVPGAPFDLPSDKVLVTLDSEETGIKTVQYLSALGSTGIKFWTFDEDSEEYMQRVQATAEEIRRQDNQMIAHATTLEQAKAALRNGTKLLVHSVQNTEIDEEFIELAKESGTYYNPTLIVSAGYMLAFRAAADIAPIPVTDPNGCIDSRTMELINTASQFKNHPRLSANMKNRLEAFNPETDMTREIPLTNLKKVYEAGIPIVVGTDAGNPGTLHGVSIFDELEAMQSAGIPAKDLIVMATRNGAESMRRDNDFGTLESGKFANLILLEKNPSEDISNMRTLSHVMLKGKMMNVSEIQDQ; from the coding sequence ATGAGATCAATAAAATGGATAGTAGCTGGACTGTTAATAGCAGCAACTGTTGCTGCCGGATGCAGCGGTTCCGAATCAACGAAAAAAGTAACCGTTATCTCAGGGGCTACTTTATTTGATGGAACCGGATCAGAACCAATCGTGAATAGCATGGTTGTAATCAACGGTTCAGAAATTGACTGTGTGGGCAAAGATGGGGAATGCTCAGTTCCTCTCGGAGCTGAAGTCGTAAATGCGGAAGGGAAGTATATTACGCCCGGCATCGTTGACGCTCATATGCACTTTTTCCAAACAGGTTTTTTTGACAGCCGTCCTGATGCTATGGATATAACGGAAACATACCCATTCCCGGAAGTGGCAGCTTACCAAAAACAAAATCCTCAACGATATTATAATTCATATCTCTGTTCAGGAATTACCGGTGTGTATGATGTAGGGGGGATGAGCTGGTCGATCGACCTTCAGGAAGAAGCCGAAAACAATCCTAAAGCACCACATGTAGCAGCTGCCGGTCCGCTGATTACTCCGGTTCCGGGTGCTCCTTTCGATTTGCCCTCTGATAAAGTGCTGGTAACTCTGGATTCCGAAGAAACAGGAATAAAAACGGTTCAGTATTTGTCAGCTTTAGGTAGTACCGGTATCAAATTCTGGACTTTTGATGAAGATAGCGAAGAGTATATGCAGCGGGTTCAAGCAACTGCAGAAGAAATTCGACGTCAGGATAATCAGATGATAGCTCATGCCACAACTTTAGAACAAGCAAAAGCAGCTTTACGGAATGGCACCAAACTGCTGGTTCATAGTGTGCAGAATACTGAAATTGATGAAGAGTTTATTGAATTGGCCAAAGAAAGCGGAACCTATTATAACCCTACGCTGATTGTAAGTGCGGGCTATATGCTAGCCTTCAGAGCTGCTGCTGATATTGCTCCCATTCCGGTAACCGATCCCAATGGTTGTATAGATTCAAGGACGATGGAGTTAATTAACACTGCAAGTCAGTTCAAAAATCACCCGCGTTTGTCCGCAAACATGAAAAATCGGCTTGAAGCATTTAATCCGGAAACCGATATGACAAGAGAAATACCTTTAACAAACCTGAAAAAAGTTTATGAAGCGGGTATTCCTATTGTGGTAGGTACCGATGCCGGAAATCCGGGTACGCTGCATGGTGTTTCCATTTTTGATGAACTTGAGGCCATGCAGTCTGCTGGTATTCCAGCAAAGGATTTGATTGTGATGGCTACCCGGAATGGTGCAGAATCCATGCGCCGTGATAATGATTTCGGTACACTTGAGTCTGGTAAGTTTGCTAATCTGATCTTGTTAGAGAAAAATCCATCTGAAGATATTTCGAATATGAGAACCCTTTCTCACGTGATGCTCAAAGGAAAAATGATGAATGTGAGTGAAATTCAGGATCAATAG